The Miscanthus floridulus cultivar M001 chromosome 6, ASM1932011v1, whole genome shotgun sequence genomic interval TTGGTGCGTCTGCGTAGGGCGGTTCAGGCCGGCCTGTCCACGCCGAATGGTCGGCGAATGTTCACATCTCTCCGACCTATTACCTTTCCGCCTCTGTTTTATTTTTAAACGTTTTCATCTGGGTGGACAAATCGTGACCTGGAACACAGTTTCCAGGGCAGGTCATGTTTAGGACTCCAGACCAAGTAACCTTTATGCCTTGGTTTGACAAAAGATAGCGGAATCTTGGCGGCTACTCGATCAGTTCCATCTTCCAACAGCCTTCAACCGTAGGATTTCAAAAGTCGCACGGAGAATCTTTCATTCATCATGTTTACGTTTGTTGGACAGTTCCACGATGCACGATTTTTTTGTACCGACCAACCTCGTGAGCTAAGCACTGACCGATGTGCGCTGGGTTCTGGACTTGCAGCGGCGGCGCAAGTGGCGGCGGAAGCGCGCGGAGCAGCGCGTGTACGTGGAGCTGAGCGAGGCCATGGACTGCCTGGACCACATCTGCACGGAGGGCTGCACGGAGGTCGCCCCGGCGGggcgggcgccggcgccggcgccgtgcgCGCGCTACGCCACGTGCCGGGGCCTGCAGCTGCTCATCCGCCACTTCTCCCAGTGCCACCGCAAGAGCTGCGTGCGGTGCCAGCGCATGTGGCAGCTGCTCCACCTCCACTCCGCGCTCTGCGACCGCCCCGACCGCTGCAACACCCCGCTCTGCATGTAAGCGCCGCGATCGACACGGCTCTCACCAGTGTTGCTTCGTTGCAAGCCATCCATTACGTGAGCTCGCGCCTGACAATGTTGTGGTTGTGCCGTGCAGGAGGTTTAAGCAGAAGGAGCAGGAGAAGGCGGCAGCCAAGGCCGGCGATGATGGCGACAAGTGGGGGCTTCTAGTGAAGAAGGTGAAGGCTGCCAGGGTCTTCTCTTCTCTAGCCAACAGGAAGCAGACGAGCACCTCCACCCAGTGCTGAGCAAACGCAGCAGCAGCCTGGGATGGTTAAGGTTAGTTAGATTAGGAGCGTGAGAGGTTGGAgtgagcagtttttttttttgtccgtTTTCAGATGTCAGATCTCTTTTGAGCTATGTACATGCCTACTATGTCACCCTGTGATCTACTCGTACGTTGGTAGAATTCTTTTAGCGCGGTCGGAGTCAGTGAGCCGAAAGTCGATGTAAAAACTGCATGTACCATATATAGTAGTGAAATATGAGATAAATAAATATATGCCCTGTTcgattggctgataagccatgactgaaattactattggctgatttattgtgagagaaaaatattactattgctgatttattgtgagagaaaaatattgttcgttgactgaaaaaacacggtatataagccaagcgaacgggCCACCCTGACAAACCGATCAATACAAAATGACTTGAACGCAGAATGAACGCCAGCATCCTCTTTTTTTTTGGTTCCAATCACGGTTTCATGATCCAACTTGCTCTTGATAAAGATTTGATCTACTAAGCTTTCGTTAAGCATAGAAAAGTTCAGGTGGAGTTTATTTAGTGGCACAAGTTGGAGACATCATAATAAAAAGGGCCGTCAGCAAACGAACAAGCAAATTGGCTATGGCGCTATGATTATGAAAGCTGCTTGAATCACCGGAAAGCCCAAAAAAGAGTGCGAAACAAAGAAAGAtagctttttttttttcaaaaaaggaaGAGAAAGAAAGATACTGCTGCGCAAGGCAAGGATCAAGACTACAGGGAGCAGAAAATAGCACTACATTATTAACTTAGAACGGCACAACAGAGAAAGCAGCCAACATGCTGGATATGTATGCCTGGAACATGAATAAATATAACACGAGGTCACTTAAACAGCACCAAACATTCTGCTTTCCAATCAAGGGTTTCTTCAAGTGAACAATGAAATCACAGTAGAAAACAACACCTTATAACCAGATCAAAAAAATCTGAGAGTTGAGTTGTGCTGTTCTGAAATAACAAAATGAATGGCAGCAAACCCTTTTGTCCCAAGCTGGAGCAGGTTCTTGCAGTTCTGCTAAGTTACAACAATTCAACTTGAGCATACCCACTTGCATTCAACAATGTTATAGCATCTCTCAATTTATTGGAGGTGTTGAGCATACATCAGTCaagatatcacttggaaaatacAGCAGAGGAAATATGA includes:
- the LOC136457002 gene encoding BTB/POZ and TAZ domain-containing protein 1-like isoform X3; amino-acid sequence: MILGPHYYVFLWLTGIVRCGDGGEEEDGDMEKHAVQVLVLAHAYQVPWLKRACEGAIGARLTADSVVDVLQLADLCDAPRLHLRCARLLAKEFAAVERTEAWRFLQENDPWQELHVLQRLHEADMRRRKWRRKRAEQRVYVELSEAMDCLDHICTEGCTEVAPAGRAPAPAPCARYATCRGLQLLIRHFSQCHRKSCVRCQRMWQLLHLHSALCDRPDRCNTPLCMRFKQKEQEKAAAKAGDDGDKWGLLVKKVKAARVFSSLANRKQTSTSTQC
- the LOC136457002 gene encoding BTB/POZ and TAZ domain-containing protein 1-like isoform X2, translated to MWIPRKGPPERSQPRLGRMFLWSLPKILLPHYYKCGDGGEEEDGDMEKHAVQVLVLAHAYQVPWLKRACEGAIGARLTADSVVDVLQLADLCDAPRLHLRCARLLAKEFAAVERTEAWRFLQENDPWQELHVLQRLHEADMRRRKWRRKRAEQRVYVELSEAMDCLDHICTEGCTEVAPAGRAPAPAPCARYATCRGLQLLIRHFSQCHRKSCVRCQRMWQLLHLHSALCDRPDRCNTPLCMRFKQKEQEKAAAKAGDDGDKWGLLVKKVKAARVFSSLANRKQTSTSTQC